The following proteins are co-located in the Paenibacillus sp. JNUCC32 genome:
- a CDS encoding MarR family winged helix-turn-helix transcriptional regulator, translating into MVARQMMTLVANYAKILDNDLTGPQYYVLQTLAYEGQQTSSYFANALNVTLSAVTNLSNKLVSKGYIERVASSEDRRQVYLRITEQGREVEARMIAKYRELNEGLWSDFSDQEMDVLIASYEKMIEHLQLKIGQSHMDSQSND; encoded by the coding sequence ATGGTAGCCCGTCAGATGATGACGCTTGTGGCGAACTATGCCAAGATTCTGGACAATGATTTGACCGGCCCCCAGTATTACGTGCTTCAGACCTTGGCGTATGAGGGGCAGCAGACCAGCTCGTATTTTGCCAATGCCCTGAATGTTACGCTGTCGGCTGTCACCAACTTGAGCAACAAGCTGGTGAGCAAGGGTTATATTGAACGGGTAGCGTCGAGCGAGGACAGGCGTCAAGTCTATCTTAGGATCACGGAGCAGGGACGCGAGGTGGAAGCCCGGATGATTGCGAAGTACCGTGAATTGAATGAAGGCTTATGGTCGGATTTCTCGGATCAGGAGATGGATGTCTTGATCGCTTCGTACGAGAAGATGATCGAGCATTTGCAGCTTAAGATCGGGCAGTCCCATATGGACAGCCAATCCAACGACTAA
- a CDS encoding nitrite reductase — protein MAMQKFAVTPGFEVGGTLFRPDQLAVLGSIVGDDARIEMTTFKQLYVEMDEERVEEAKAKLEAAGLEVHPAGFVSKSLITCNFCRGAEDSGLDVAKMLDEAIADHPVPNPLKIGYAGCALGTSEPLLKDIAVIKMRNTYDIYVGGEPRGLKASLAKQLHADLTPDQLAPIILKLIAIYQEHGKKKEKFSRFVERMTLDHLRQSTLDARMDTAG, from the coding sequence TTGGCCATGCAAAAATTTGCTGTGACCCCCGGCTTTGAAGTGGGCGGAACGCTGTTCCGCCCGGATCAGCTGGCCGTATTGGGGTCCATCGTAGGCGATGATGCCCGCATCGAGATGACAACCTTCAAGCAGCTGTACGTGGAGATGGATGAAGAGCGGGTGGAGGAAGCCAAGGCGAAGCTGGAAGCCGCCGGACTGGAGGTACATCCCGCCGGCTTCGTCTCCAAGAGCCTGATTACCTGCAACTTTTGCCGGGGGGCGGAGGATTCGGGACTGGATGTTGCCAAGATGCTGGATGAAGCTATCGCCGACCATCCCGTACCCAATCCGCTAAAGATCGGGTACGCAGGCTGCGCGCTCGGCACCAGCGAGCCGCTGCTGAAGGATATTGCCGTTATTAAGATGCGAAATACCTACGATATCTATGTAGGCGGGGAGCCGAGAGGCTTGAAGGCTTCGCTGGCGAAGCAGCTGCATGCGGATTTAACGCCGGATCAGCTGGCCCCGATCATTCTGAAGCTGATCGCCATCTACCAGGAGCACGGCAAGAAAAAAGAGAAGTTCTCGCGTTTCGTTGAGCGCATGACACTGGATCATCTCCGCCAATCCACGCTGGATGCGCGGATGGATACGGCAGGATGA
- a CDS encoding LLM class flavin-dependent oxidoreductase, translated as MTEANLDHTASKTLRDIPISILDLAPITAGSTAAQSLRNTLDLAQHAEKWGYNRYWLAEHHNMPGIASSATSVVIGHVAGGTSKIRVGSGGIMLPNHAPLVIAEQFGTLESLYPGRIDLGLGRAPGSDQLTSRALRRGPGSDGQDFPDRLGELRNYFQPTSGSSMRIRAIPGEGLHVPIWLLGSSGFSAQLAGQLGLPFSFASHFAPDYLMAALDLYRTSFRPSSELSKPYAMIGVNVICADTDEEAQRLATSPYQQFLNIIRGRTGQLSPPVDSMDDLWNLQEQAIVKRQLSFSAIGSPATVRAQLEQFQQSTDADEIIVAAAIYDHQARLRSYELLAEVVGIK; from the coding sequence ATGACAGAAGCAAATCTTGACCATACAGCGTCCAAAACGCTTCGCGATATTCCGATTTCCATCCTCGATCTGGCGCCGATTACAGCGGGCAGCACAGCTGCACAGTCGCTGCGGAATACGCTTGATCTGGCTCAGCATGCCGAGAAGTGGGGCTATAACCGCTACTGGCTTGCCGAACATCACAACATGCCGGGGATCGCCAGCTCGGCCACTTCGGTGGTCATAGGCCATGTGGCCGGAGGCACCAGCAAGATCCGCGTCGGATCCGGCGGCATTATGCTGCCGAACCATGCTCCGCTTGTCATTGCCGAGCAGTTCGGCACCCTCGAATCCTTGTATCCCGGCCGGATCGATCTAGGTCTTGGCCGTGCGCCGGGTTCGGATCAGCTAACCTCCCGGGCGCTCCGCCGCGGCCCGGGCAGCGACGGCCAGGACTTCCCGGACCGCCTCGGCGAGCTGCGGAATTACTTCCAGCCTACCTCCGGCTCGTCCATGCGCATCCGGGCGATTCCGGGGGAAGGCCTGCATGTTCCGATCTGGCTGCTCGGCTCCAGCGGTTTCAGTGCGCAGCTTGCGGGCCAGCTGGGGCTTCCGTTCTCTTTTGCGAGCCACTTTGCTCCGGACTATCTAATGGCTGCGCTCGATCTGTACCGGACCAGCTTCCGCCCTTCATCCGAGCTAAGCAAGCCGTATGCCATGATCGGCGTGAACGTGATCTGCGCCGACACGGATGAGGAAGCGCAGCGCCTGGCTACCTCGCCCTACCAGCAGTTCCTGAACATCATCCGGGGCCGCACCGGCCAGCTGAGTCCGCCGGTGGACAGCATGGATGATCTGTGGAACCTGCAGGAGCAGGCCATCGTGAAGCGCCAGCTCAGTTTTTCCGCCATCGGCAGTCCCGCAACCGTCCGCGCGCAGCTGGAGCAGTTCCAGCAGTCGACGGACGCGGACGAAATCATTGTCGCGGCCGCGATCTATGATCATCAAGCGCGCCTCCGTTCTTATGAGCTGCTGGCGGAAGTCGTCGGCATTAAATAA
- a CDS encoding alpha-glucuronidase family glycosyl hydrolase, which translates to MNSALYQAWLQYAPIKDEELASAYSRLLGTVVADLQQSRVANAAIQELRHACRSMLGIVPSITSEAKASSYFEVRIHAADAEEGTEQIGEDSMGAGKARLGAEGFRLEHTGHGQQEKLILTGGSGKGVLYGVFHLLRLLASHQPLTGLNITEQPVNGVRMINQWDNADGSVERGYAGNSIFYENGRFTENLDRVRDYARLLASVGLNAISINNVNVHEIETKFITAEYLPTIAKIADIFREYGITLYLSINFAAPLHIGGVPTSDPLDQEVRQWWKDTANEIYDHIPDFGGFVVKADSEHRPGPFAYGRDHADGANMLAEALEPHGGLVIWRCFVYNCMQDWRDRSTDRARAAYDHFTPLDGRFKDNVLLQIKNGPMDFQVREPVSPLFGSMKETNQVLEFQIAQEYTGQQRHVCYLVPQWKEVLDFDTYANGAGSEVKKIVDGSLHGMRYSGIAAVSNIGNDENWTGHTLAQANLYGFGRLVWNPDMSAEGIAEEWTRLTFGNDETVVAVVCGMLMKSWPIYESYTSPLGVGWMITPHTHYGPDVDGYEYSRWGTYHFADRDGIGVDRTVATGTGYTAQYFEPNAARYDSLEDCPDELLLFFHHVPYSHALKSGKTVIQHIYDTHFEGAEAAAGLLKAWTSLEGKVDLERLTQVTERLADQAEHAKHWRDVINTYFYRKSGVPDAQGRTIY; encoded by the coding sequence TTGAACAGCGCTTTATATCAAGCGTGGCTGCAGTATGCGCCCATTAAGGACGAGGAGCTTGCTTCCGCGTACAGCCGACTGTTAGGCACCGTGGTTGCGGATTTGCAGCAGTCGCGGGTGGCAAACGCTGCGATCCAGGAACTGAGGCATGCATGTCGATCCATGCTCGGCATCGTACCGTCCATCACATCCGAGGCCAAGGCTTCATCCTATTTCGAGGTGCGTATTCATGCGGCAGACGCCGAAGAGGGCACGGAACAGATTGGGGAAGATTCGATGGGCGCGGGGAAAGCCCGGCTGGGCGCAGAGGGTTTTCGGCTGGAGCATACAGGCCATGGGCAGCAGGAGAAGCTGATCCTGACCGGCGGATCCGGGAAAGGCGTGTTATACGGGGTGTTCCATTTATTGAGATTGCTGGCATCCCACCAGCCGTTGACCGGTCTAAACATAACCGAGCAGCCTGTGAACGGAGTGCGGATGATAAATCAATGGGATAATGCCGACGGCTCGGTTGAACGGGGGTACGCGGGCAACTCGATTTTTTACGAAAACGGACGGTTCACCGAAAATCTGGATCGCGTAAGAGACTACGCCCGTCTGTTAGCTTCCGTGGGCCTGAATGCCATCTCCATTAATAACGTCAATGTGCATGAAATCGAGACGAAGTTCATTACCGCGGAATATTTGCCGACGATTGCAAAGATCGCGGATATCTTCCGGGAATATGGCATCACACTGTACCTGAGCATAAACTTCGCCGCTCCGCTGCATATCGGCGGCGTACCCACGTCGGACCCGCTAGATCAAGAGGTTCGGCAGTGGTGGAAGGATACGGCGAATGAGATCTACGATCATATACCGGACTTCGGCGGCTTTGTGGTCAAGGCGGATTCGGAGCACCGTCCGGGCCCGTTCGCCTATGGCAGAGACCACGCCGATGGCGCCAATATGCTGGCCGAAGCGCTGGAACCGCATGGCGGGCTTGTCATCTGGCGCTGCTTCGTCTACAACTGCATGCAGGATTGGCGGGACCGCAGCACGGACCGCGCGCGCGCGGCCTATGATCATTTTACCCCGCTGGACGGACGGTTTAAGGACAATGTGCTGCTGCAGATCAAGAACGGTCCGATGGACTTCCAAGTACGGGAGCCGGTATCCCCGCTGTTCGGCAGCATGAAAGAGACCAATCAGGTGCTGGAGTTTCAGATCGCCCAGGAATATACCGGACAGCAGCGCCACGTATGCTATTTGGTGCCGCAGTGGAAAGAGGTGCTGGATTTCGATACCTACGCGAACGGAGCGGGGTCCGAGGTTAAGAAGATCGTGGACGGTTCGCTGCACGGCATGAGATACAGCGGGATCGCCGCCGTTTCCAACATCGGGAATGATGAGAATTGGACGGGACACACCTTGGCGCAGGCGAATCTGTATGGATTCGGCCGGCTGGTTTGGAATCCGGATATGTCCGCCGAAGGGATCGCGGAGGAATGGACGAGGCTGACCTTTGGCAATGATGAGACGGTGGTTGCCGTGGTGTGCGGCATGCTGATGAAATCGTGGCCGATTTATGAAAGCTACACGTCGCCGCTCGGGGTGGGCTGGATGATTACGCCGCATACGCATTACGGACCGGATGTGGACGGTTATGAATATTCAAGGTGGGGCACCTACCATTTCGCGGATCGGGATGGTATTGGGGTGGACCGCACGGTGGCGACGGGCACGGGGTACACCGCACAGTATTTCGAGCCGAATGCGGCCCGATATGATTCGCTGGAGGATTGTCCTGACGAGCTGCTGCTGTTCTTCCATCATGTGCCGTACTCGCATGCGCTGAAATCCGGTAAAACAGTGATTCAGCATATCTATGACACGCACTTCGAAGGTGCGGAAGCTGCGGCCGGGCTCTTGAAAGCCTGGACATCGCTCGAAGGCAAGGTCGATCTGGAGCGTTTAACCCAAGTCACCGAACGGTTAGCTGATCAGGCCGAGCATGCCAAGCACTGGCGGGATGTGATCAATACGTATTTTTACCGCAAATCCGGGGTGCCGGATGCGCAGGGGCGGACGATTTATTAA
- a CDS encoding cation transporter translates to MEQVTIKVEGMSCMHCVNSIEGALKNENIEGHVDLKAGTVSVKYDAGKVNLDQIKEIIEEQGYNVV, encoded by the coding sequence ATGGAACAGGTAACAATAAAAGTAGAAGGCATGTCCTGCATGCATTGCGTGAATTCCATCGAAGGAGCTTTAAAGAATGAGAACATCGAGGGACATGTGGATTTGAAGGCAGGCACGGTCTCCGTGAAATATGACGCAGGCAAAGTCAATTTGGATCAAATCAAAGAAATTATCGAGGAACAAGGATATAACGTAGTTTAA
- a CDS encoding endo-1,4-beta-xylanase, with the protein MSNTQRSEPRLKEMFADDFLIGAAVNPRTIETQEELLAYHFNSITAENEMKFVSVHPAEDTYTFEDADRLAAFARKHGMKMRGHTLVWHNQTTDWLFEDKNGGLVDKDTLYERLKSHTDTVVKRYKDDIYAWDVVNEVIADEGAELLRPSKWLDIAGPDFISKAFEYAHEADPSALLFYNDYNESHPNKRDKIYTLVKSLLDQGTPVHGVGLQAHWNLYDPDLDDIRAAIEKYASLGLQLQLTELDVSMFRFDDKRKDLTEAPEELLEAQAKRYEAMFGILKEYRDYITSVTFWGAADDYTWLDNFPVRGRKNWPFLFDERHQPKPAFHRLVERMVKV; encoded by the coding sequence ATGTCCAATACGCAGCGAAGTGAACCCAGGCTTAAGGAGATGTTCGCGGATGACTTTCTCATCGGAGCGGCCGTGAACCCGAGGACGATCGAAACGCAGGAGGAATTGCTAGCGTACCATTTCAACAGCATTACGGCGGAAAATGAAATGAAGTTTGTCAGCGTGCACCCGGCGGAGGATACGTACACGTTCGAGGACGCGGACCGGCTTGCCGCTTTCGCCCGGAAGCATGGCATGAAGATGCGCGGCCATACGCTGGTATGGCATAACCAAACGACCGACTGGCTGTTCGAGGACAAGAACGGGGGCCTGGTGGATAAAGACACGCTGTACGAACGGCTTAAGTCGCATACCGACACGGTCGTGAAGCGGTACAAGGACGATATTTACGCCTGGGACGTCGTGAATGAGGTAATCGCCGATGAAGGCGCCGAACTTCTTCGTCCGTCCAAATGGCTGGACATTGCGGGCCCCGACTTTATCTCCAAGGCATTCGAGTATGCGCATGAAGCCGATCCGTCGGCCCTCTTGTTCTATAACGATTACAATGAGTCCCACCCGAATAAACGGGACAAAATCTACACGCTGGTCAAGTCTTTGCTGGATCAAGGAACTCCTGTTCACGGCGTTGGCTTGCAGGCCCACTGGAATCTGTACGATCCGGATCTTGACGATATCCGGGCGGCGATCGAGAAGTACGCGTCGCTCGGCCTGCAGCTTCAACTCACGGAGCTCGATGTGTCGATGTTCCGGTTCGACGACAAGCGGAAGGATCTGACCGAGGCGCCGGAGGAGCTGCTGGAGGCTCAAGCGAAGCGGTATGAGGCGATGTTCGGCATATTGAAGGAATACCGGGATTATATTACGTCCGTGACCTTCTGGGGTGCTGCCGACGATTACACCTGGCTGGACAATTTCCCGGTACGGGGGCGGAAGAATTGGCCTTTCCTGTTCGATGAGCGGCATCAGCCGAAACCGGCGTTTCATCGCTTGGTGGAGCGTATGGTCAAAGTGTAA
- a CDS encoding heavy metal translocating P-type ATPase, whose amino-acid sequence MGAEATMEQKKTSLQLTGMTCAACANRIEKGLSKMEGVQEANVNFALEKASVTFDPSVVTVQQMEEKIEKLGYGTAKETVDLQLIGMYCAACATKIEKVVSRMPGVNQANVNFALETARVEFNPAEVSLSDIQQRVEKLGYQAVSKQETLDQEGHRKEAITKQKRKLLLSAILSLPLLWAMVSHFSFTSWIWMPDLFMNPWFQLILATPVQFFIGKQFYVGAYKALRNKSANMDVLVALGTSAAYFYSLYLTIDWAAAGANTHHGPEMYYETSAVLITLVIMGKLFESLAKGRTSEAIKTLMGLQAKTALVVRDGQEMTIPVEQVLVGDLVLVKPGEKIPVDGKVVEGTSAVDESMLTGESIPVEKKAGDAVIGATINKNGRLTLEATKVGKETALAQIIKVVEEAQGSKAPIQRVADVISGIFVPIVVGIAIVAFLVWYFWVTPGNFAQSLEIAIAILVIACPCALGLATPTSIMAGSGRAAELGVLFKGGEHLESTHKIDAIILDKTGTVTKGKPELTDVEVDNIDQELFLRLVGAAEKSSEHPLAEAIVAGIEAKGTKLPTAEHFEAIPGYGIQASVEGHEVLVGTRKLMALHNVPIDAVLARMSELETEGKTAMLTAVDGRYAGLVAVADTIKETSKAAVARLKQMGIEVIMITGDNERTAQAIAKQVGIDHVLAEVLPEGKADEVKKLQQQGKKVAMVGDGINDAPALAVADIGMAIGTGTDVAMEAADVTLMKGDLNSIPDAIYMSRKTMSNIRQNLFWALGYNSLGIPIAAIGLLAPWVAGAAMALSSVSVVLNALRLQRMKV is encoded by the coding sequence ATGGGAGCAGAAGCAACAATGGAACAGAAGAAAACGTCGCTGCAGTTAACGGGTATGACATGTGCCGCCTGTGCGAATCGGATTGAGAAGGGTCTTAGCAAAATGGAGGGCGTCCAGGAAGCGAATGTGAATTTTGCGCTGGAAAAAGCGTCGGTTACATTTGATCCGAGTGTGGTTACCGTCCAGCAGATGGAAGAGAAAATCGAAAAGCTGGGTTACGGAACAGCAAAGGAAACGGTGGACCTTCAGCTGATTGGCATGTACTGCGCGGCCTGTGCTACGAAAATCGAAAAAGTGGTTAGCCGGATGCCAGGTGTTAATCAGGCCAACGTCAATTTTGCACTGGAGACGGCCCGGGTGGAATTCAATCCCGCCGAGGTCAGCCTTAGCGATATTCAACAGCGCGTGGAGAAGCTCGGGTATCAGGCGGTTTCCAAACAGGAGACGCTTGATCAGGAAGGTCACCGCAAGGAGGCCATCACTAAGCAAAAGCGGAAGCTGCTCCTGTCGGCGATTCTGTCGCTGCCGCTGCTCTGGGCCATGGTAAGCCATTTCTCCTTCACCTCCTGGATCTGGATGCCCGATCTGTTCATGAACCCTTGGTTCCAGCTGATCCTGGCAACGCCGGTACAGTTTTTTATCGGGAAACAATTCTATGTGGGAGCTTATAAGGCTCTCCGCAACAAAAGCGCCAATATGGACGTTCTGGTCGCACTCGGTACCTCGGCAGCCTATTTCTACAGCCTGTATTTAACGATCGATTGGGCCGCTGCTGGAGCAAATACACACCATGGGCCTGAAATGTACTATGAAACGAGTGCGGTGCTGATCACGCTGGTCATTATGGGGAAACTGTTCGAATCCCTGGCCAAAGGCCGCACCTCGGAGGCCATTAAAACCCTGATGGGTCTTCAAGCCAAAACGGCGCTGGTCGTTCGTGACGGTCAGGAGATGACCATCCCGGTGGAACAGGTCCTGGTGGGTGATTTAGTACTGGTAAAGCCGGGTGAGAAAATTCCGGTGGACGGTAAAGTCGTGGAGGGCACGTCGGCGGTAGACGAGTCGATGCTGACCGGTGAGAGCATTCCGGTTGAGAAAAAAGCGGGCGATGCCGTCATCGGCGCCACGATTAACAAGAACGGACGCTTGACGCTTGAAGCGACGAAGGTGGGCAAAGAGACAGCTCTAGCCCAAATTATCAAGGTGGTTGAGGAAGCGCAGGGCTCCAAGGCCCCGATTCAGCGGGTGGCCGATGTCATCTCCGGCATTTTCGTTCCGATCGTGGTCGGGATTGCGATTGTTGCTTTCCTCGTATGGTACTTCTGGGTAACGCCCGGTAATTTCGCGCAATCGTTAGAAATTGCCATTGCGATCCTGGTTATTGCATGTCCGTGTGCGCTGGGTCTGGCTACGCCGACCTCGATCATGGCGGGTTCGGGCCGTGCCGCAGAGCTGGGCGTTCTGTTCAAGGGCGGGGAGCATCTGGAGTCCACGCACAAAATCGACGCGATTATTCTGGACAAAACAGGAACGGTCACGAAAGGCAAGCCTGAACTGACCGATGTGGAAGTCGATAACATCGATCAGGAGCTGTTCCTGCGTTTGGTCGGAGCTGCCGAGAAGAGCTCCGAGCATCCGCTTGCCGAAGCGATCGTGGCCGGGATTGAGGCGAAAGGGACGAAGCTTCCGACTGCCGAGCATTTTGAGGCGATTCCGGGCTACGGCATCCAGGCCAGCGTGGAAGGACACGAAGTTCTGGTCGGTACTCGCAAGCTGATGGCACTGCATAACGTGCCGATCGATGCGGTCCTGGCCAGAATGTCGGAGCTGGAAACCGAGGGTAAGACTGCTATGCTTACCGCGGTAGACGGCCGATATGCCGGTCTTGTGGCCGTAGCGGATACCATCAAGGAGACGTCTAAGGCTGCTGTAGCACGGCTGAAGCAAATGGGTATCGAAGTGATCATGATTACCGGCGACAACGAACGCACGGCTCAGGCCATCGCCAAGCAGGTTGGCATTGACCATGTGCTTGCCGAGGTACTGCCGGAGGGCAAAGCGGATGAAGTGAAGAAACTCCAGCAGCAGGGCAAGAAGGTCGCCATGGTCGGCGACGGCATTAACGATGCCCCGGCCCTTGCGGTTGCCGATATCGGCATGGCCATCGGCACAGGTACGGATGTGGCCATGGAAGCCGCCGACGTTACGCTGATGAAGGGCGACCTGAACAGCATTCCGGACGCCATCTACATGAGCCGCAAGACGATGAGCAACATCCGTCAGAACCTGTTCTGGGCCTTGGGTTATAACTCGCTCGGCATTCCGATTGCCGCCATCGGGCTTCTGGCGCCTTGGGTGGCCGGGGCTGCCATGGCACTTAGCTCCGTATCGGTCGTGCTGAATGCCCTTCGTCTGCAGAGGATGAAGGTATAA
- a CDS encoding SDR family NAD(P)-dependent oxidoreductase, with translation MSDNQQIAVITGAASGIGRAASLKLAESGAAVVLVDFNKEAGEETLRLIKEQGGEGIFVQADVTKTEDVQNYVNKAVEAYGRIDFFFNNAGIVQKFSMLDDIDENEFDRQMSVNVKGAFLGMKYVLKVMKEQGSGHIVNTASTAGIRSEHSAAAYSASKHAVVGLTKAAALEYVKQGIRVNAICPGGVQTPLTAAVAKSFMEGGYVPEEVGNMRMGRPAEADEIANVVAFLASPGSSYMTGSLVTIDGGLTL, from the coding sequence ATGTCCGATAACCAACAGATTGCTGTCATTACCGGCGCGGCCAGCGGGATCGGCAGAGCCGCCAGCCTGAAATTGGCAGAGAGCGGTGCCGCGGTTGTGCTCGTGGATTTCAACAAGGAAGCCGGCGAAGAGACGCTGCGATTGATTAAGGAGCAGGGCGGAGAGGGAATCTTCGTGCAGGCGGATGTGACAAAAACCGAGGATGTACAGAACTATGTGAACAAGGCGGTTGAAGCTTACGGCCGAATCGATTTCTTCTTCAATAATGCAGGTATCGTGCAGAAGTTCTCCATGCTGGACGATATCGACGAGAACGAATTTGACCGTCAAATGTCCGTGAATGTGAAGGGCGCTTTCCTTGGCATGAAGTATGTTTTGAAGGTCATGAAGGAACAGGGCAGCGGACATATCGTGAACACGGCTTCCACGGCGGGCATCCGCAGCGAACACAGTGCCGCCGCATATTCGGCAAGCAAGCATGCGGTTGTGGGCTTGACCAAGGCGGCTGCCTTGGAATACGTGAAGCAGGGCATTCGCGTGAACGCCATCTGCCCGGGCGGCGTTCAGACGCCGCTGACCGCAGCGGTGGCCAAGTCCTTCATGGAAGGCGGCTACGTGCCTGAGGAAGTGGGCAACATGCGGATGGGCCGTCCGGCTGAGGCGGACGAAATCGCAAACGTGGTTGCCTTCCTGGCTTCCCCGGGCTCCAGCTACATGACGGGCTCGCTGGTTACGATTGATGGCGGGCTGACGCTGTAA
- a CDS encoding metal-sensitive transcriptional regulator, translated as MTTENHAHDACAVTGERKSHHSDKTKSNLISRLNRIEGQIRGVKGLIEKDTYCDDVLNQISSIQSALNGVSKLLLEHHMKSCVVERLQEGDDEVITELLTTMNKLMK; from the coding sequence ATGACAACCGAGAACCATGCACATGATGCATGCGCAGTAACCGGTGAACGGAAGAGCCACCATTCGGACAAAACGAAAAGCAATCTCATCAGCCGGTTGAACCGGATTGAAGGGCAGATTCGCGGCGTGAAGGGCTTAATTGAGAAGGATACGTACTGTGACGATGTGTTAAACCAGATCTCCTCGATCCAGTCGGCCTTGAACGGCGTCAGCAAATTGCTGCTGGAGCATCATATGAAGAGCTGCGTGGTGGAGCGCCTCCAGGAAGGCGACGATGAGGTCATTACCGAGCTGTTAACCACCATGAACAAGCTGATGAAGTAA
- a CDS encoding SDR family NAD(P)-dependent oxidoreductase yields MGRLDNKVAIITGAAGGMGKADALLFAQEGAKVAITDLQEDKIKDVVAEIEALGGEALGIKHNVASEEDWVRVVDETVQKFGKIDILVNNAGVSNATPFMDLTVEGWEKTMSINVTSIFLGQKYVIPHMIEAGGGSIVNISSIAGLTGGSGAGPYTASKGAVRMLTKATAVDFAKHNIRCNSVHPGYIETPMTVDLFKDEKMMQWFQSQTPLPRLGKAEDIARGVLFLASDESSYITGVELPIDGGYFAK; encoded by the coding sequence ATGGGAAGATTAGACAATAAAGTAGCGATTATTACGGGTGCGGCTGGAGGCATGGGTAAAGCTGACGCTCTTTTGTTTGCGCAAGAGGGGGCCAAGGTTGCGATTACGGACCTTCAGGAGGACAAAATCAAAGACGTCGTCGCTGAGATTGAAGCTCTCGGCGGCGAAGCACTGGGAATCAAGCATAACGTTGCTTCCGAAGAAGATTGGGTCCGCGTCGTGGACGAGACGGTTCAAAAATTCGGCAAAATCGATATTCTGGTCAACAATGCCGGTGTCTCCAATGCAACGCCGTTCATGGATTTGACGGTCGAAGGCTGGGAGAAGACGATGTCGATCAACGTCACGAGCATATTCCTCGGCCAAAAATATGTCATTCCGCACATGATCGAAGCCGGCGGCGGCTCCATCGTCAACATCTCCTCCATTGCCGGCCTGACGGGCGGAAGCGGCGCCGGTCCTTACACGGCAAGCAAAGGCGCGGTACGCATGCTGACCAAAGCCACGGCCGTTGACTTTGCGAAGCATAACATCCGCTGCAACTCGGTTCACCCGGGCTACATCGAAACGCCAATGACCGTGGATCTCTTCAAGGACGAAAAAATGATGCAGTGGTTCCAATCCCAGACGCCGTTGCCACGACTCGGCAAAGCGGAAGATATCGCGCGCGGCGTGCTGTTCCTGGCATCCGACGAGTCCTCTTATATTACGGGCGTCGAGCTGCCGATCGACGGCGGATATTTCGCGAAGTAA
- a CDS encoding carbohydrate ABC transporter permease: protein MAKISDAPRAHARFKSPADRLFDTFNIVFMICLMIVTLYPFINTLAVSFNNATDSVKGGIYLWPRDFTWENYKYVFNEATIFHATFISVLRTLIGTITSVFCCAMVAYTISRPEYVLRKFVSIAFILTMYFSGGLIPNFLLIRELGMLGTFSVYIIPGLIGVFNVIVIRSFIEGLPEGILESARIDGAGEFTTFLRIVLPLCVPVLATVSLFTAVSQWNSWFDVFLYNSSYGELSTLQYELMKILQNSNSSLNSGNDYASQFASSESGANQVTPTSIRATMTIVASVPIILVYPFLQKYFVQGMTLGGVKG, encoded by the coding sequence ATGGCGAAGATTTCAGATGCACCGCGAGCCCATGCCCGGTTCAAGTCTCCCGCGGACCGGTTATTCGATACCTTTAATATAGTCTTCATGATCTGTCTCATGATTGTCACGCTGTACCCGTTCATCAATACGCTCGCGGTTTCCTTCAACAATGCGACGGATTCGGTGAAAGGCGGCATTTATTTATGGCCGCGGGATTTCACGTGGGAAAATTATAAATATGTATTTAACGAAGCCACGATATTCCACGCTACCTTCATCTCGGTTCTGCGTACGCTGATCGGTACGATCACTTCCGTCTTCTGCTGTGCCATGGTGGCCTACACGATCAGCCGTCCGGAATACGTGCTGCGCAAATTCGTGTCGATCGCCTTCATTTTGACCATGTATTTCAGCGGCGGTTTGATTCCGAATTTCCTGCTGATTCGCGAATTGGGCATGCTGGGCACCTTTTCGGTGTACATCATTCCTGGCCTGATCGGCGTATTCAACGTCATCGTCATCCGCTCCTTCATCGAGGGATTGCCTGAGGGGATCCTGGAATCGGCCCGGATCGACGGCGCCGGCGAATTCACGACCTTCCTGAGAATCGTGCTTCCGCTGTGCGTGCCCGTGCTTGCCACGGTATCGCTGTTTACGGCAGTATCCCAGTGGAACTCCTGGTTCGACGTGTTCTTGTACAACTCCTCGTACGGCGAGCTTAGCACCCTGCAATACGAGCTGATGAAAATACTCCAGAATTCGAACTCCTCGCTGAATTCGGGCAACGATTATGCAAGCCAGTTTGCAAGCTCGGAAAGCGGCGCGAATCAGGTTACCCCGACCTCCATTCGGGCGACGATGACCATTGTGGCCAGCGTGCCGATCATTCTGGTGTACCCGTTCCTGCAAAAATACTTCGTGCAAGGGATGACCCTTGGCGGGGTGAAAGGTTAA